A part of Aegilops tauschii subsp. strangulata cultivar AL8/78 chromosome 2, Aet v6.0, whole genome shotgun sequence genomic DNA contains:
- the LOC109752448 gene encoding serine/threonine-protein kinase-like protein CCR4, which produces MGYIDLEYAHTCHVKSVSDVYSLGVLKLEVLIEKRAFSQAEEEMNRDLASFALPIIEAGNIEETLDRRPVPEPTPWQLHALKHVAQIARCSVKFAGKDRPTISEIIANPETACE; this is translated from the coding sequence ATGGGGTACATCGACCTTGAGTATGCCCACACATGTCATGTGAAGTCAGTGAGCGATGTGTACAGCCTGGGTGTGTTGAAGCTCGAGGTTCTGATAGAGAAAAGGGCGTTTTCCCAAGCAGAGGAGGAGATGAATAGAGATCTGGCATCCTTTGCACTTCCCATCATTGAGGCCGGTAATATTGAGGAGACGCTGGATAGGCGACCTGTACCAGAGCCAACGCCATGGCAGCTGCACGCATTGAAGCATGTAGCGCAGATTGCACGATGTTCCGTGAAGTTTGCCGGGAAGGACCGGCCCACCATATCAGAAATCATTGCCAACCCCGAGACTGCGTGCGAGTAG
- the LOC109752462 gene encoding probable amidase At4g34880 translates to MASQELQAVAAVQALVAGAGAAHGFEFHEATVDAIQLGFSNGTLTSTALVQFYLDQIGRLNPLLHAVIEVNPDALPQAKHADAERHGGTTTGALHGVPILLKDNIATRDALSTTAGSLALLGSVVKRDAGVVARLRRAGAVVLGKASLSEWANFRPVDSGWSARGGQARNPYVLSSTPCGSSAGSGVAAAANMAAVTLGTETDGSILCPSSFNSVVGIKPTLGLTSRAGVVPITPLQDTVGPMCRTVSDAVHVLDTIVGYDEHDAAATGAASKYIPQGGYAQFLKKDGLRGKRIGVPNGFFQRCGQTQLNVYKQHLATMRELGAVVVEKLDVAANLRALLDEIGSNEAIAMQAEFKLSINTYLADLVHSPVHSLADIIAFNKAHPVEERLKDFGQPDLIAAESTNGIGPVERAAIRRLKELNSNGLEKMMKEHQLDVIVAPNNAISSLLAIGGHPGIVVPAGYDEKGVPFGICFGGLQGYEPRLIEMAYAFEQATKVRRQPMFKP, encoded by the exons ATGGCTTCGCAGGAGCTGCAAGCTGTTGCCGCCGTCCAGGCTCTGGTGGCCGGCGCCGGTGCCGCGCACGGCTTCGAGTTCCACGAGGCCACCGTGGACGCCATCCAGCTCGGATTCAGCAACGGGACTCTGACCTCGACGGCGCTCGTCCAGTTCTACCTGGACCAGATCGGCCGCCTCAACCCGCTGCTGCACGCCGTCATCGAGGTCAACCCGGACGCGCTCCCGCAGGCCAAGCATGCCGACGCCGAGCGCCACGGCGGCACGACCACAGGCGCGCTGCACGGGGTCCCTATCCTCCTCAAGGACAACATCGCCACCCGCGACGCGCTCAGCACCACGGCGGGGTCGCTGGCTCTCCTCGGCTCTGTGGTGAAGCGCGACGCCGGCGTGGTGGCTCGGCTCCGGCGCGCGGGCGCCGTGGTGCTCGGCAAGGCCAGCCTGTCGGAGTGGGCTAATTTCCGCCCAGTCGACAGCGGGTGGAGCGCCCGGGGCGGTCAGGCGCGGAACCCGTACGTCCTGTCGTCCACCCCATGCGGCTCGAGTGCCGGCTCAGGCGTGGCCGCGGCCGCGAACATGGCGGCCGTGACGCTGGGCACCGAGACCGACGGCTCCATACTCTGCCCGTCGTCGTTCAACTCTGTGGTCGGCATCAAGCCCACCCTCGGTCTCACCAGCCGCGCCGGCGTCGTCCCCATCACCCCGTTGCAGGACACCGTTGG CCCGATGTGCCGGACGGTGTCGGACGCGGTGCACGTGCTGGACACCATAGTCGGCTACGACGAGCACGACGCCGCGGCCACCGGAGCGGCATCAAAGTACATCCCCCAAGGCGGATATGCGCAGTTCCTGAAGAAAGATGGGCTGAGGGGAAAGAGGATCGGCGTCCCCAATGGCTTCTTCCAGAGATGTGGGCAGACGCAGCTGAATGTGTACAAGCAGCACCTCGCCACAATGAG GGAACTCGGAGCAGTGGTGGTGGAGAAGCTGGACGTCGCTGCCAATTTGAGAGCTCTATTGGATGAGATTGGTTCCAACGAGGCGATTGCGATGCAGGCAGAGTTCAAGCTGAGCATAAACACCTACTTGGCAGACTTGGTCCACTCCCCGGTTCATTCGCTTGCAGACATCATAGCATTCAACAAGGCGCATCCTGTGGAG GAGAGGCTGAAAGATTTCGGGCAGCCCGACCTAATCGCTGCCGAAAGCACAAATGGCATTGGCCCCGTGGAGAGAGCCGCGATCCGGCGTCTGAAGGAGCTGAACTCGAATGGGCTGGAGAAGATGATGAAGGAGCACCAGCTGGACGTGATCGTGGCGCCTAACAACGCTATATCTAGCCTTCTTGCCATCGGTGGCCACCCTGGCATCGTTGTGCCGGCTGGTTACGACGAGAAGGGGGTCCCCTTCGGGATATGTTTCGGTGGGCTGCAGGGGTACGAGCCGAGGCTGATCGAGATGGCCTATGCTTTCGAGCAGGCTACCAAAGTTAGGAGGCAACCCATGTTCAAGCCCTAG
- the LOC109752447 gene encoding cell number regulator 13-like, whose amino-acid sequence MALWTGLGQAATVAQLVGTDVGGLISMIVQAALTARQNRSECEQLVRRVLMIAQLLPHVQEQEAARPLAELGDTLRDAQELVMSCQGRSAAYQFVMAGRQAQKFRAVHSRIDSYQFLFPVISHIGITRRLGLTYNVLVREDSNVVEPSTLPQLQEEWPDAVPNLEEEEWPDMLADLKEQDSAEAVADDLEERESADAVADFKEESVDAVSVTLER is encoded by the exons ATGGCTCTATGGACTGGGCTGGGTCAGGCCGCGACGGTGGCGCAGCTGGTCGGCACAGACGTCGGCGGGCTCATCTCTATGATTGTGCAGGCTGCGCTAACGGCTCGGCAGAATAGGTCCGAGTGTGAGCAGCTCGTGCGTCGGGTCCTTATGATCGCCCAGCTGCTGCCTCACGTGCAGGAACAAGAGGCGGCTCGGCCGCTGGCTGAGCTGGGCGACACACTTCGGGATGCCCAAGAGCTCGTCATGTCCTGCCAAGGCAGGAGCGCCGCGTACCAGTTCGTCATGGCCGGGAGGCAGGCCCAAAAGTTCCGGGCCGTGCATAGCAGGATTGACTCCTATCAATTCCTCTTCCCCGTGATCAGCCACATTGGCATAACACGTCGCCTTGGACTAACCTACAATGTCCTTGTACGGGAGGATTCGAACGTAGTAGAACCGTCCACACTTCCACAACTGCAG gaggagtggcctgacgcggtGCCGAACTTGGAGGAGGAAGAGTGGCCTGACATGTTGGCGGACTTGAAGGAGCAGGACTCTGCTGAGGCGGTGGCTgatgacttggaggagcgggagtctgctgacgcgGTGGCGGACTTCAAGGAGGAGTCGGTTGACGCGGTGTCGGTGACCTtggaaagatga